A window from Mangifera indica cultivar Alphonso chromosome 2, CATAS_Mindica_2.1, whole genome shotgun sequence encodes these proteins:
- the LOC123209123 gene encoding chaperone protein dnaJ 16-like isoform X2 — MPSYLFLLHFDQDGSSGLSLALQEDNTKTEKVTAAGMYFLGFLVHQLDQTANLPAAAKDPDAASFKKLDILQPCEITELKAGTHTFAVYGDNFFFLKSASCTIEFLCAAPFKEEKENLRAVEAHSDGKIFELCLIARLLEIIHMLLQDKNHE; from the exons ATGCCTTCCTATTTATTT TTATTGCATTTTGATCAAGATGGGAGTAGTGGATTGAGCCTTGCACTGCAG GAGGACAACACAAAAACTGAGAAGGTGACAGCTGCTGGCATGTATTTTCTTGGTTTCCTGGTTCACCAGTTAGATCAAACAGCCAACTTG cCAGCTGCTGCAAAGGATCCGGATGCTGCCAGCTTTAAAAAACTGGATATCCTTCAGCCATGTGAAATAACTGAACTGAAGGCAGGCACACATACATTTGCTGTTTATG gtgataattttttttttttaaaaagtgctAGCTGCACTATAGAATTTCTTTGTGCTGCACCTTTTAAAGAAGAGAAGGAGAATCTTAGAGCTGTGGAGGCTCATTCTGACGGAAAGATATTTGAGTTGTGCTTAATTGCTAGACTGTTGGAAATCATTCACATGCTCCTTCAAGATAAAAATCATGAGTAA
- the LOC123209123 gene encoding chaperone protein dnaJ 16-like isoform X1 yields MPSYLFLLHFDQDGSSGLSLALQEDNTKTEKVTAAGMYFLGFLVHQLDQTANLPAAAKDPDAASFKKLDILQPCEITELKAGTHTFAVYGQFFSFCSVHVLYFSILIWVNFFVSVTFLLGDNFFFLKSASCTIEFLCAAPFKEEKENLRAVEAHSDGKIFELCLIARLLEIIHMLLQDKNHE; encoded by the exons ATGCCTTCCTATTTATTT TTATTGCATTTTGATCAAGATGGGAGTAGTGGATTGAGCCTTGCACTGCAG GAGGACAACACAAAAACTGAGAAGGTGACAGCTGCTGGCATGTATTTTCTTGGTTTCCTGGTTCACCAGTTAGATCAAACAGCCAACTTG cCAGCTGCTGCAAAGGATCCGGATGCTGCCAGCTTTAAAAAACTGGATATCCTTCAGCCATGTGAAATAACTGAACTGAAGGCAGGCACACATACATTTGCTGTTTATGGTCAGTTCTTCAGTTTCTGTTCAGTGCATGTGTTGTATTTTTCAATACTCATTTGGGTGaacttttttgtttctgttaCATTTCTTctaggtgataattttttttttttaaaaagtgctAGCTGCACTATAGAATTTCTTTGTGCTGCACCTTTTAAAGAAGAGAAGGAGAATCTTAGAGCTGTGGAGGCTCATTCTGACGGAAAGATATTTGAGTTGTGCTTAATTGCTAGACTGTTGGAAATCATTCACATGCTCCTTCAAGATAAAAATCATGAGTAA
- the LOC123209123 gene encoding chaperone protein dnaJ 16-like isoform X3 — MPSYLFLLHFDQDGSSGLSLALQEDNTKTEKVTAAGMYFLGFLVHQLDQTANLPAAAKDPDAASFKKLDILQPCEITELKAGTHTFAVYVLAAL; from the exons ATGCCTTCCTATTTATTT TTATTGCATTTTGATCAAGATGGGAGTAGTGGATTGAGCCTTGCACTGCAG GAGGACAACACAAAAACTGAGAAGGTGACAGCTGCTGGCATGTATTTTCTTGGTTTCCTGGTTCACCAGTTAGATCAAACAGCCAACTTG cCAGCTGCTGCAAAGGATCCGGATGCTGCCAGCTTTAAAAAACTGGATATCCTTCAGCCATGTGAAATAACTGAACTGAAGGCAGGCACACATACATTTGCTGTTTATG tgctAGCTGCACTATAG
- the LOC123209124 gene encoding uncharacterized protein LOC123209124 isoform X3 → MLAFAISVESLTLAPFFFSSFFVNSSSSDDFAAFLETELEATSAESSLDEEAEDDNYKMRKQGMKNLRMRKPEMKKPRMRRLQMIMASIAREFYSRLFFMSRWHGCGYFHCKDTIGQHFLSCQIAVIAIIPFML, encoded by the exons ATGCTGGCATTTGCCATCTCTGTAGAG TCCCTAACACTCGCTCCATTTTTCTTCAGTTCATTCTTCG TAAATTCATCCAGTAGTGACgactttgctgcatttcttgaGACAGAGCTAGAAGCTACTTCAGCTGAATCATCACTAGATGAAGAAGCTGAAGATGACAACTATAAAATGAGGAAGCAAGGGATGAAGAACCTAAGGATGAGGAAGCCAGAGATGAAGAagccaaggatgaggaggttgCAGATGATAATGGCCTCAATCGCAAgag AATTCTATTCTCGTTTGTTCTTTATGTCAAGGTGGCATGGATGTGGGTATTTCCATTGTAAAGACACTATCGGTCAACATTTTTTGAGTTGTCAAATTGCAGTAATTGCAATCATTCcttttatgttataa
- the LOC123209124 gene encoding uncharacterized protein LOC123209124 isoform X1 gives MKKYGVRGPLLNAGICHLCRGDVFAIMEVARRKYIDPGVAIIEPLLNPTLLSHQSLTLAPFFFSSFFVNSSSSDDFAAFLETELEATSAESSLDEEAEDDNYKMRKQGMKNLRMRKPEMKKPRMRRLQMIMASIAREFYSRLFFMSRWHGCGYFHCKDTIGQHFLSCQIAVIAIIPFML, from the exons atgaaaaaatatggaGTAAGAGGACCACTGCTTAATGCTGGCATTTGCCATCTCTGTAGAGGTGATGTTTTTGCAATAATGGAAGTAGCTAGGCGCAAATATATTGATCCTGGTGTTGCAATAATAGAACCGCTTCTTAATCCTACTCTTCTCTCTCACCAGTCCCTAACACTCGCTCCATTTTTCTTCAGTTCATTCTTCG TAAATTCATCCAGTAGTGACgactttgctgcatttcttgaGACAGAGCTAGAAGCTACTTCAGCTGAATCATCACTAGATGAAGAAGCTGAAGATGACAACTATAAAATGAGGAAGCAAGGGATGAAGAACCTAAGGATGAGGAAGCCAGAGATGAAGAagccaaggatgaggaggttgCAGATGATAATGGCCTCAATCGCAAgag AATTCTATTCTCGTTTGTTCTTTATGTCAAGGTGGCATGGATGTGGGTATTTCCATTGTAAAGACACTATCGGTCAACATTTTTTGAGTTGTCAAATTGCAGTAATTGCAATCATTCcttttatgttataa
- the LOC123209124 gene encoding uncharacterized protein LOC123209124 isoform X2, which yields MKKYGVRGPLLNAGICHLCRGDVFAIMEVARRKYIDPGVAIIEPLLNPTLLSHQSLTLAPFFFSSFFELEATSAESSLDEEAEDDNYKMRKQGMKNLRMRKPEMKKPRMRRLQMIMASIAREFYSRLFFMSRWHGCGYFHCKDTIGQHFLSCQIAVIAIIPFML from the exons atgaaaaaatatggaGTAAGAGGACCACTGCTTAATGCTGGCATTTGCCATCTCTGTAGAGGTGATGTTTTTGCAATAATGGAAGTAGCTAGGCGCAAATATATTGATCCTGGTGTTGCAATAATAGAACCGCTTCTTAATCCTACTCTTCTCTCTCACCAGTCCCTAACACTCGCTCCATTTTTCTTCAGTTCATTCTTCG AGCTAGAAGCTACTTCAGCTGAATCATCACTAGATGAAGAAGCTGAAGATGACAACTATAAAATGAGGAAGCAAGGGATGAAGAACCTAAGGATGAGGAAGCCAGAGATGAAGAagccaaggatgaggaggttgCAGATGATAATGGCCTCAATCGCAAgag AATTCTATTCTCGTTTGTTCTTTATGTCAAGGTGGCATGGATGTGGGTATTTCCATTGTAAAGACACTATCGGTCAACATTTTTTGAGTTGTCAAATTGCAGTAATTGCAATCATTCcttttatgttataa